In Myxocyprinus asiaticus isolate MX2 ecotype Aquarium Trade chromosome 8, UBuf_Myxa_2, whole genome shotgun sequence, a single genomic region encodes these proteins:
- the LOC127444731 gene encoding GTPase IMAP family member 9-like, with translation MAGAHTDLRIVLLGKTGSGKSATGNTILNRNMFQENVVTQICVSRKAVVGQKAVTIIDTPGLFNPSVSEEELVTKIKKCARMCAPGPHVFLLVIRLDMGLTDEEKNIVTWIQNNFGNDASRFVFILFTHADQLNGESLDEHIRENDDLQALINSCGGRYHSFNNRNRANRVQVTELMQELVRFVRDNSGYHYNLQGDNMPQEGNNVELVDNIVVILGTALGLILLLATMTLKR, from the exons ATGGCTGGAGCTCATACAG ATCTGAGGATTGTTCTGCTGGGAAAAACTGGATCAGGAAAGAGTGCAACTGGAAACACCATTCTGAACAGAAACATGTTTCAAGAGAATGTTGTTACTCAGATCTGTGTGAGCAGAAAGGCAGTTGTGGGCCAGAAGGCTGTCACAATAATCGACACTCCAGGACTCTTTAATCCATCAGTGAGTGAAGAGGAACTGGTGACTAAGATAAAGAAATGTGCCCGCATGTGTGCTCCTGGTCCTCATGTGTTCCTGCTGGTCATCAGACTGGATATGGGACTCACAGACGAGGAGAAGAACATTGTGACATGGATTCAGAATAACTTTGGAAATGATGCTTCACGCTTCGTCTTCATTCTGTTCACTCATGCTGATCAACTGAATGGTGAATCTCTGGATGAGCATATCAGAGAAAATGATGATCTTCAGGCACTGATTAACAGTTGTGGTGGCAGATATCACTCATTCAACAATAGAAACAGAGCAAACAGAGTTCAGGTCACAGAGCTGATGCAGGAGCTAGTGCGATTTGTGCGGGACAACAGCGGTTATCACTACAATTTACAGGGGGATAACATGCCCCAAGAAGGTAATAATGTGGAGTTGGTGGACAATATTGTGGTAATATTGGGAACAGCGCTTGGATTAATACTATTACTTGCTACAATGACACTTAAGCGATAG